The following are encoded in a window of Strigops habroptila isolate Jane chromosome 9, bStrHab1.2.pri, whole genome shotgun sequence genomic DNA:
- the TENT5D gene encoding terminal nucleotidyltransferase 5D, with the protein MTEDLDHRFSSLTWEQIKILDQVLAEVIPIHGRGNFPTLDVKLKDVIHVVKEQLIEKQINVRDIRLNGSTASHILIEQNGTSYKDLDIIFGVELPSELEFQVVKEAVLNCLLDFLPKCVNKEKITAQTMKDAYVQKMVKVSTDYDRWSLISLSNNSGKNVELKFVNSLRRQFEFSVDSFQIILDSILNVYKATDCKLTEDSHPTVIAESMYGDFNEAMYHLRCKLISTRNPEEIRGGGLLKYSNLLVRDFKPADKDEIKSLERYMCSRFFIDFPDVAEQQRKIESYLRNHFIGEEKSKYDYLMTLRRVVNKSTVCLMGYERRQTLNMITILALKVLGEQNIIPNAANVTCYYQPAPYISDRNFSNYYIAHGQPPIFYQPYPFHIQIQSGMV; encoded by the coding sequence ATGACTGAGGACTTAGACCACAGATTCAGTAGTCTCACCTGGGAGCAAATTAAAATCCTGGATCAAGTTTTAGCTGAGGTCATACCTATTCATGGGAGAGGAAATTTTCCAACACTGGATGTAAAGCTGAAGGATGTCATTCATGTGGTAAAAGAACAGCTCATTGAAAAGCAAATCAATGTTAGAGATATCCGCCTGAACGGTTCGACAGCCAGTCACATCCTAATAGAGCAGAATGGAACCAGTTACAAGGACCTAGACATTATTTTTGGGGTGGAACTTCCAAGTGAGCTCGAGTTCCAGGTTGTTAAGGAAGCAGTTCTTAATTGCCTGTTGGACTTCTTGCCAAAATGTGttaataaggaaaaaatcacTGCCCAGACCATGAAAGATGCTTATGTGCAGAAGATGGTCAAAGTCTCCACCGACTATGATCGCTGGAGTCTCATCTCGCTGTCAAACAACAGTGGCAAGAATGTAGAATTAAAGTTTGTCAACTCACTCAGACGACAGTTTGAGTTTAGCGTGGACTCCTTCCAAATCATACTGGACTCCATACTAAATGTTTACAAAGCAACAGACTGCAAATTGACAGAAGACTCTCACCCCACTGTCATTGCTGAGAGTATGTATGGGGACTTCAATGAAGCAATGTACCACTTAAGATGCAAACTGATTTCCACAAGGAACCCAGAGGAAATCAGAGGAGGTGGCCTCCTGAAGTACAGCAATCTCCTGGTTCGCGACTTTAAGCCAGCAGACAAGGATGAAATTAAATCTCTGGAACGTTACATGTGCTCCAGGTTCTTCATTGACTTTCCAGATGttgctgagcagcagaggaaaattgAGTCATATTTGCGCAACCACTTCAttggggaggagaaaagcaagtaCGACTACTTGATGACTCTGCGTAGAGTTGTAAATAAGAGCACAGTCTGTCTCATGGGATACGAACGAAGACAAACTCTGAATATGATCACAATTTTGGCTTTAAAAGTACTTGGAGAACAAAATATCATCCCAAATGCAGCCAATGTAACATGCTATTATCAGCCTGCTCCATATATCAGCGACAGAAACTTCAGCAATTACTACATTGCTCACGGACAGCCACCTATCTTCTACCAGCCATACCCATTTCACATACAAATTCAAAGTGGCATGGTTTAG